In the genome of Euleptes europaea isolate rEulEur1 chromosome 7, rEulEur1.hap1, whole genome shotgun sequence, one region contains:
- the PPP2R5D gene encoding serine/threonine-protein phosphatase 2A 56 kDa regulatory subunit delta isoform isoform X1: MVEYITHNRDVVTEAIYPEAVIMFSVNLFRTLPPSSNPTGAEFDPEEDEPTLEAAWPHLQLVYEFFLRFLESPDFQPNVAKKYIDQKFVLSLLDLFDSEDPRERDFLKTILHRIYGKFLGLRAYIRRQINNIFYRFIYETEHHNGIAELLEILGSIINGFALPLKEEHKMFLIRVLLPLHKVKSLSVYHPQLAYCVVQFLEKDSSLTEPVIMGLLKFWPKTHSPKEVMFLNELEEILDVIEPSEFVKVMEPLFRQLAKCVSSPHFQVAERALYYWNNEYIMSLISDNAAKILPIMFPALYKNSKSHWNKTIHGLIYNALKLFMEMNQKLFDDCTQQYKAEKQKGRFRLKEREEMWHKIEELARQNPQYPMYCAPPPLPPVYCMETETPTAEDIQLLKKTMETEAVQMLKDIKKEKVLLRRKSELPQDVYTIKALEAHKRAEEFLTSSQEAL; the protein is encoded by the exons ATGGTTGAGTACATCACACACAATCGGGATGTTGTGACAGAGGCCATTTACCCTGAAGCTGTTATCATG TTTTCAGTGAATCTCTTCCGGACGCTTCCCCCATCGTCCAATCCAACGGGAGCAGAATTTGACCCTGAGGAAGATGAACCCACGCTAGAAGCTGCTTGGCCACATCTCCAG TTGGTGTATGAATTTTTCCTGAGGTTCCTGGAGTCGCCAGACTTCCAGCCCAACGTAGCCAAGAAATATATTGACCAGAAGTTTGTATTGTCG TTGCTGGACCTGTTCGACAGTGAAGATCCCAGAGAGCGAGACTTCCTGAAGACCATTTTGCATAGGATTTATGGGAAGTTCTTGGGCCTCCGAGCGTATATAAGGCGGCAGATCAACAATATCTTTTACAG GTTTATCTATGAGACAGAGCATCATAATGGAATTGCAGAGCTGCTAGAGATTTTAGGCAG tATAATCAATGGATTTGCTTTGCCTCTGAAGGAAGAGCACAAGATGTTCCTCATCAGGGTTTTATTGCCATTACACAAGGTGAAATCTCTGAGCGTCTACCACCCACAG CTGGCGTATTGTGTCGTGCAGTTTCTGGAGAAAGACAGCAGCCTGACTGAGCCA GTGATTATGGGCTTGCTGAAATTCTGGCCAAAAACACACAGTCCCAAGGAAGTTATGTTTCTGAATGAACTGGAAGAAATTCTGGATGTCATTGAGCCTTCTGAGTTTGTGAAGGTTATGGAACCTCTGTTCAGACAGCTGGCCAAGTGTGTCTCCAGTCCACACTTCCAG GTGGCAGAGAGGGCGCTGTATTATTGGAACAACGAATACATCATGAGTTTGATCAGTGACAATGCGGCCAAAATTCTCCCCATCATGTTCCCAGCACTCTACAAGAATTCCAAGAGTCATTGGAACAA gacaatccATGGGTTAATTTACAATGCACTGAAGCTGTTCATGGAGATGAACCAAAAGCTGTTTGATGACTGCACACagcaatataaggcagagaagcAGAA AGGGCGATTCAGATTGAAGGAGCGAGAAGAAATGTGGCACAAGATTGAAGAACTAGCCCGCCAAAATCCACAG TATCCCATGTATTGCGCACCCCCACCTTTGCCTCCTGTTTATTGCATGGAGACGGAGACCCCCACTGCAGAGGACATACAGCTGCTGAAGAAAACGATGGAGACAGAGGCTGTGCAG